The genome window AATGAATTTAGACTAATAGCATATGACTGCCCTAGAATACAAAATGGAATTATGCAACAAAAAACTAGAGAGGTGACTGTTTTAGGAAAGTCTGGTATTGAATATAAAGGTGTGTTAAACGCAGGAAAAAATTCTTTTCTTAAAAGCAATCTTTGTGTATTGAAGGATCCCTATAAGTTATTGTATGATATTCTTATTGAAGAGCAAGGAATGGTTACTTTAAATAGTCAATTTAAGTCTATTAATATACGTGATATTGCTGATGAGTATGTATATTTGGGTGGGAAAATAGATTGCAAAAACTATATTGAAAAAATGGTTAACTGTCGACCGAAAGATATTTATGTAGATAAAACTGTAATTCGGAAGTATAAAAAAAGCGACATTCCAGATGCTAAATTTGCACCTAGTTATCAAAAAGTGGAATATTAGACAAAGTTTAATTACTTGTATTTTGATTATAATAGTTTGCCGATTTATAATATTTACATATACTATCGGATGCGAGAAAATCCAGTATTCTCGCGGGTTCTAAGGAAAAGTGTTTAAGAAAAATACAGTGAAAAAATCAGGAAAAAATAGTAGGTCCTTTTATTCACTGTTCTCCTGACTTGACACGAGTAAAATTCTTGTCGAATAAGGTTGAATGATGTTGAAAGGAGTAGTTTTATGAAAAAAATTCTAGCGATTGTAATGTTCTTGATATGTGCTTTGATTTTTGTGTCATGTGGAGTAAAATCTACAGAAGAATATGACTTGTATTGTTATGAAATCAATAAAATAATCAAAGATATTGATTTTGACAATGGTAATATTACTGACGGGAAAATTGTTTTATATAATGACGGTTCAGAAGTGTTTAATCAAGATTATGAAAACTTTAATAGTGATTTTAACATAAAATATATCCGCAAAGAAGATAGTAAAATATTTTTTGTATTAAATGCATCTGTTGATGATGACGAGGGTATTGTGTTTGTTAATGATGATACAAATGGTTTAATGGATGGACTTGGTTCTTTGGAAAGAATAAATGGAAATTCTTATAAATATAAAACATTCAAATAAGACAACATTGAATCACATTTTACTTGTGTCAAGTCCATACAATTTAAAAGATTCGTTTGCCGATTTTGATATTTACATAACAGGATCGACCTGCAGAGTTAGGATTGAAATGGAATTAAAACAATAAGGGGAGGACATTAAGATTAAACTGATTATTGCGGAAAAGCCGTCGCTGGCACGAAACATTGCGGCGAGCTTGGGAAACTTAAAAAGAGCCGACGGTTTTATGTACGGCGATGAATATATTATAACCTGGGTGTTTGGGCACTTGTTTTCACTGCGGGATGTGGATTATTATGCGCCGAATCCCGATGGAAGTGCACGTTGGACCAACGAAAACTTACCATGTTTTCCTGAAGAATTCGCGTTTGAACTGAAAAAAGACCCGATATCCAAAAAGGTAGATAATGGCGTGCAAAAGCAGTTTGAAACCATCAAGGCTTTGATTCACAGAGACGATGTGGATATGATTATCAACGCAGGGGACGCTGACCGTGAGGGTGAAATTATTGTGCGTACCTGTGTGCGTGAAGCCCTGATGGAGGGCAAAAGCTTTAAGCGATTGTGGCTTCCCGACCAGACGCCCGAAACCATCCGTGCGGGCTTAGAGGAAATGAAAGACGAAACCGACTACGAAAATCTTGCCAACGAGGGGTATGCCAGAACGTATATTGACTGGTTGTACGGCGTAAACTTAACCCGTTATGCCACCTTGAAAAACGGAAAGCTTCTGCGTGTGGGCAGAGTGATTGTGCCTATTGTGAAAGCCATTTACGAGCGAGATATGGCAATCAAAAATTTCAAAAGCGATATATACTATGCAGTGGTGAGCAAAGCCGAAACCAACGGGGAAGAGGTAGAGCTTGTCAGCAAAGAGCAGTTCGATAAAAACGAACTGGCAAAGGCACAGGCACTTTGCGACAAATACAATCAGGCAGAAGCGATTGTCGTTTCCAAAAAGAAGAAAAAAGACACCATGAAGCCGGGCAAGCTGTTTTCACTCACAAAGCTGCAGAATGTTTTGGGTAAAAAGCACAAAATGAGCATGGAGAAGAGCTTGAAAATTGTGCAGGATTTGTACGAAAAGGGGTATCTGACCTATCCCAGAACCAACTCCGAGTACCTTGCCACCGCCGAAAAGGGTAAGATTAAAACCATTTTGGAGGCGGTTTCCAAAATCGGGTATCCGGTTAAATTCAAGGATGGAAAAAACATCTTTGATGACTCTAAAATCGAGTCGCACTCGGCTTTGACACCCACCTATAAAATTCCGAAAAAGACAGACCTCTCGGACGAGGAGTTTATTGTGTATTCCACCGTTATGCGTCGGTTTGTGGCGGTGTTCTGCAGTATGGATTGTGTGGTGGAAAAAACAGAAATTACCATTGATGTGGGTGGCTTTGAGCAGTTTACCTTAAAGGGAAATGTCATCGTAGAGCCGGGCTGGACCAAGTATGACGATTACTCCAAAAAAGATAAAGTTTTGCCTTTGCTTGAAAAAGGCGACAAGGTCAACACGGCGTTCTCGCCTGTGGAAAAAGAGACACAACCGCCTAAGCATTATACCATTGAAACGCTGAACAATTATCTCAAAAACCCTTTCCGTGAGGATAAAAAGAAAGCGGACGAGGAAAACGACGAGGAAGAATACAAGGCGATTTTTGAAGGTCTGGAGCTTGGTACTGAGGCAACCCGTACGGGGATTATCGACAACGCCAAGCGAAGCGGATATATTGAACTTAAAAAGGATGTATACAAAATTCTGCCCGACGGCATAAACTTAGTGGAATCTTTGGACAGAATGCGTATCAATATGGACAAATACAAGACTGCCGAAGTCGGCAAGGCGCTTAAAAAAGTGTTCCGCGGAGAATTTTCGGTGGACGACAGTCTTGCCATTGCAAAAAAGGAAATCGGCGAGGTGTTTGTAAAAAGAAAC of Clostridia bacterium contains these proteins:
- a CDS encoding topoisomerase C-terminal repeat-containing protein, which gives rise to MYGDEYIITWVFGHLFSLRDVDYYAPNPDGSARWTNENLPCFPEEFAFELKKDPISKKVDNGVQKQFETIKALIHRDDVDMIINAGDADREGEIIVRTCVREALMEGKSFKRLWLPDQTPETIRAGLEEMKDETDYENLANEGYARTYIDWLYGVNLTRYATLKNGKLLRVGRVIVPIVKAIYERDMAIKNFKSDIYYAVVSKAETNGEEVELVSKEQFDKNELAKAQALCDKYNQAEAIVVSKKKKKDTMKPGKLFSLTKLQNVLGKKHKMSMEKSLKIVQDLYEKGYLTYPRTNSEYLATAEKGKIKTILEAVSKIGYPVKFKDGKNIFDDSKIESHSALTPTYKIPKKTDLSDEEFIVYSTVMRRFVAVFCSMDCVVEKTEITIDVGGFEQFTLKGNVIVEPGWTKYDDYSKKDKVLPLLEKGDKVNTAFSPVEKETQPPKHYTIETLNNYLKNPFREDKKKADEENDEEEYKAIFEGLELGTEATRTGIIDNAKRSGYIELKKDVYKILPDGINLVESLDRMRINMDKYKTAEVGKALKKVFRGEFSVDDSLAIAKKEIGEVFVKRNEPPEIDTDDGFVGDEVGDCPLCGEMVRRTGFGYGCTGFKERGCKFSVSNVICGRVISLQNAKKLLETGKTYKIQGFVSQKTGKSFDGYLKLENGRAVFDFND